A region of the Candidatus Bathyarchaeota archaeon genome:
GGGCCCTGAGGCCTCAATGAGATCTGAGATGTCTATTTTCATCCCATCCTTCGCAGCTATGGAGGGGATCCCTGTCTCCCCCTCTAGGTAAGCGGCCTCAGCATCAGGCCCTGCCTTGAGCATCGACATCCCGAAGTGGGTTAAGACCACGCATGAAGGCCCAGCCTCCCCTATAATCTTCAGAGCATCATCGACGGATAGGTGGAGGGGGAGGGGCATCCCCCTGGGCCTCATGGTGCAGAGAACCAAAAGTCGAACCCCTCTATACCCCTCGCCAAGCCCGGGGAAGTACTCTGTATCCGAGGTATAACCGACCGATCCGATCCCAGGGGCATAAACCCTAATCCCAACGGTCTGGGGGTCACCATGCCTGGCTTCTACTGCCTGAAACCTCAGCTCTCCGAGCTCGAACCCTTCCCCGGGGCTGAGAGGTACAACCCTATCCACGAGGCCCTGATGATAACTCGACACGCTTGGACCCAAGCCCCCCTCACCGTAGAGCACGCTCCTAGATGCGGCGAGGATCCCCCTCCTCCTCGTCGCTCCTTGGCTCATAGCCTCTAGGAAGACCTCCGCATCACAGTAGTGGTCTGGATGGCAGTGGGTCACTATTACCGCTCCCAGCCTCTGGGGGCTCAGGCCAGCCCAGTTGGAGAACACCAAAGCCCCGGGTCCAGGATCTATGTGAACCTGCTCAGAGCCATAGACGAGGCGGATCCCAGCCGTCCTCCTCGACTGGCTTATCATTACAAATCTGCCCCCTCCAGTCCCGAGGAAGTGGAGGCTTATGGCACTCAAGGCGGGTGGTCCTCCAAAGAGTTAATATTTAAAAGTTCCCTATTGGAAAAGTCTTATCGGGCCCGTAGCTTAGCTTGGTCAAAGCGCTCGGCTGATAGAGGGGTTGAGAGGATATGAGAGAAATGCTGGGGCGGTTGGGACAAAAGGAAGATCCAAACAAAGGTATCCAATATCCCTGTAAGGTTAGCGCATCAATCTTAAATCTCGAGTATTATCCAACCCCTGCAGAGACCGAGAGAGCATGAGTTCAAATCTCATCGGGCCCACCAAAAATTTTATCCAAAAGGGATTTATTTAACTGGCCCTCCTCCATTTTTGGGGCTTGGTTTGAGGAGTAGGTGGGCGCGCCTCCTGGAGGATCCGGGGTTTAGGCGGTGGTATGAGAATCTTGCTAGGGGTAGTGAGGTGACGGCTAAGGAGAATGCTAGGGTTCTTTATAGGTTTTTGAGGAGGTGTGGTTTGACGCCTGGTGGCCTTGTTGAGATGGCTAGGAGGGATAGGGAGGGGGTTGAGAACCTCCTCTCAGACTTCATCTCGGGGCTTCATAGGGAGGGGTATGCGCCGGGCTACTTGGAGGGTTACCTGAAGGCTGTGCGCTCCTGGCTCAGCTATAATGGGGTTGAGCTTGTGAGGAGGATTAAGATCGGGAATCGGGGGGTGACCCCCACCCTTGAGGAGGAGAGGGTTCCCACGCCTGAGGAGCTTAGGCAGATACTCAACTATGCGGGTGATAGGGGGAGGTGCTCCATAAGCCTCATGGCCTTCTCGGGGCTCAGGCCTCAGGTTCTCGGGGACCTCACGGGGAGGAAGGGACTGGAGCTGAGGGATCTCCCGGAGCTCAGGGTGGAGGGTGGAGCCGTCATCTTCACGAGGGTTCCCACGATGGTTGTGGTGAGGCCTGAGCTGAGCAAGGCTGGGCATAGGTACTTCACCTTCCTCACCTCGGAGGGGTGCGACTATCTGAAGGCGTACCTGGAGAGGAGATTGGCGATGGGTGAGAGTCTGGGGCCCAGGTCTCCTGTCATAGCTGTCAACCCAGGATACGAGAAGACCGGGTGGAGGAGGGGGGAGAGGCCCTCGGCTCATGTGACGACGAAGACGATAACGAAGGAGATAAGGGATGCGATGAGGCCTAGGTTCAGGTGGCGCCCCTACGTGCTGAGGGCGTACTTCGACACCCAGCTCATGATGGCTGAGAGCAGGGGCAAGATAAGCCACGCCTACCGCCAGTTCTTCATGGGCCACAAGGGGGACATGGAGGCCCGATACACGGTGAACAAGGGGAGGCTCCCCGAGGATGTGATCGAGGACATGAGAAGGTGCTATGCAGCCTGCGAGGAGTACCTCACGACCAGGCCCCGGGGCAGGGAGGACCCCGAGCTGACCACCATAAGGACGATGGTGGAGAGCGGGGTCCTAGACCTCACGAAGCCCCAGGTCCGGAGCTACCTCATCCAGAAGCTCGGCATAGGGGATGTGGAGGTTAGGGTGGCAAGGCTGAGGGAGACGGGCCTCGGCGAGGAAGAAGCCTACACGAGGCTTATATGCGAGGAGCTTGGAGTAGAGCCCCTCAGGCTTGAGGCCTTTAAGCTCAAGAACCCGGACCCCAAGATCATCGATGAGGAGAAGCTTGAGAGGTACCTAGCAGAGGGGTGGGAGATCCAGACAGTCCTCCCCAGCGGGAGGATACTGATAAGACGGGGCTGACCCACAAAGATAATCTGACACATGATGGGTTCACATCGATCCGGTGGTGAGGGGTTCCCAGCGGCTAGACCAGCTTTAAGAGCCTCTCTATCAGCTCCTCCTTCCTCTTGTACACCATCTTCTCTATGGCGGATTTCTGGAGGTTGATCAACCCCACGAGGGGCTCCAGGACCTCCGCTGTGAGGTGGTGGTCCAGAACCTCATGCCTCAGGGTCTCCAGCGCCCTAGAGGGCTCAGGCTCATAGATGTAGACGGTGCCGCCCCTCACCTCGCCGGAGAGATCCCCATCCTCCCTCGGGAGCCAGCGGGCCTCCTCCAGCCCAGAGCCCAGGCCGTAGAGGCGCTGGAGCCTCCTCAGCTCCCCCCTCAGCCTCCCCTCGACATCAGAACCCTTAATGAAGTCCATCCTTGAGGTGTCCCTTCTACGCCTATCTCCCCCCACCCCCACCTCCTCCCCAGATCACCTCTAATGTGAGCCTCCTCCCCTCCCTGTAGGCGAGGATGGCCCTAGCTCCTAGGTTTCCGGCCAGCACCCTAAGCCTCTCCCTCCTCTTAGGGTTCAGGTATCCATGGAGCCTACACTGGATCAGGAGCACCTCATCCCTCTTTATCGCCACGAGGTCGGCTGGGCCCCTGCTCCCCCCACTCCTGAAGACAGTGT
Encoded here:
- a CDS encoding site-specific integrase; protein product: MRSRWARLLEDPGFRRWYENLARGSEVTAKENARVLYRFLRRCGLTPGGLVEMARRDREGVENLLSDFISGLHREGYAPGYLEGYLKAVRSWLSYNGVELVRRIKIGNRGVTPTLEEERVPTPEELRQILNYAGDRGRCSISLMAFSGLRPQVLGDLTGRKGLELRDLPELRVEGGAVIFTRVPTMVVVRPELSKAGHRYFTFLTSEGCDYLKAYLERRLAMGESLGPRSPVIAVNPGYEKTGWRRGERPSAHVTTKTITKEIRDAMRPRFRWRPYVLRAYFDTQLMMAESRGKISHAYRQFFMGHKGDMEARYTVNKGRLPEDVIEDMRRCYAACEEYLTTRPRGREDPELTTIRTMVESGVLDLTKPQVRSYLIQKLGIGDVEVRVARLRETGLGEEEAYTRLICEELGVEPLRLEAFKLKNPDPKIIDEEKLERYLAEGWEIQTVLPSGRILIRRG
- a CDS encoding MBL fold metallo-hydrolase, which codes for MSAISLHFLGTGGGRFVMISQSRRTAGIRLVYGSEQVHIDPGPGALVFSNWAGLSPQRLGAVIVTHCHPDHYCDAEVFLEAMSQGATRRRGILAASRSVLYGEGGLGPSVSSYHQGLVDRVVPLSPGEGFELGELRFQAVEARHGDPQTVGIRVYAPGIGSVGYTSDTEYFPGLGEGYRGVRLLVLCTMRPRGMPLPLHLSVDDALKIIGEAGPSCVVLTHFGMSMLKAGPDAEAAYLEGETGIPSIAAKDGMKIDISDLIEASGPTKKDGKRIIEA